The following proteins are co-located in the Vigna unguiculata cultivar IT97K-499-35 chromosome 9, ASM411807v1, whole genome shotgun sequence genome:
- the LOC114163394 gene encoding bifunctional dihydrofolate reductase-thymidylate synthase isoform X1 produces MPAVITSQLRSPLSVFFLFRRRSASPQGHYASKVSRFAFTSIPLHFQKSWLCSSCFRKPSLRFCRRLSSVMASDFSVISNGDSNGNVNPQPNKQRTYQVVVAATQDWGIGKDGKLPWRLPTDLKFFKEITEKTSDPGKKNAIVMGRKTWESIPLQYRPLSGRLNIVLTRSGSFDIATSENVVICGSMYSALEILASSPYSLSIEKVFVIGGGQIFREALNAPGCEAIHLTEIQSNIECDTFMPSVDFTIFRPWYSSFPKVENNIRYSFITYVRVRSSPLESLNQNIDPVIDNNYDSIKFEVKDFSFLPKMIFERHEENMYLKLVQEIISEGTIKGDRTGTGTLSKFGSQMRFNLRRSFPLLTTKKVFWRGVVEELLWFISGSTNAKVLQEKNIHIWDGNASREYLDGVGLTEREEGDLGPVYGFQWRHFGARYTDMHADYSGQGFDQLLDVISKIKHNPDDRRIILSAWNPADLKLMALPPCHMFAQFYVSHGELSCQMYQRSADMGLGIPFNIASYALLTCMIAHVCDLIPGDFIHVIGDTHVYSNHVRPLQEQLHKLPKPFPTLKINPKKKDIDSFVAADFKLIGYDPHQKIDMKMAV; encoded by the exons GTCATTACGCATCCAAAGTTTCGCGCTTCGCCTTCACATCG ATTCCGCTGCACTTCCAAAAGAGTTGGTTGTGCAGTTCTTGTTTTCGGAAACCATCTTTAAGGTTCTGTCGGCGTTTGAGTTCTGTAATGGCCAGTGATTTTTCTGTCATCTCCAATGGAGACAGCAATGGCAATGTCAATCCACAACCTAATAAGCAAAGGACTTACCAAGTGGTAGTGGCTGCCACTCAAGATTGGGGCATTGGCAAGGATGGGAAGTTACCCTGGAGATTGCCTACTGATCTCAAATTTTTTAAGGAGATCACTGAGAAAACATCTGATCCTGGAAAGAAGAATGCCATTGTAATGGGAAGGAAAACATGGGAGAGTATCCCTCTTCAGTACAGGCCTCTTTCTGGTCGCCTTAACATTGTTCTCACTCGCTCAGGCAGCTTTGATATTGCAACGTCAGAGAATGTTGTTATATGTGGAAGTATGTATTCTGCATTGGAAATATTAGCTTCTTCTCCTTACTCTCTGTCAATTGAGAAAGTATTTGTTATTGGAGGTGGTCAAATATTTAG AGAGGCTCTCAATGCACCCGGATGTGAAGCTATCCACTTAACAGAAATTCAGTCAAACATCGAATGTGACACTTTTATGCCTTCAGTTGATTTCACTATATTTCGGCCGTGGTACTCATCCTTTCCTAAGGTGGAAAACAACATACGCTATTCTTTCATCACTTATGTTCGTGTAAGGAGTTCTCCTTTGGAGTCCCTGAACCAGAATATCGATCCAgttattgataataattatgattCCATAAAATTTGAGGTCaaggatttttcttttcttcctaaaatgatttttgagaGACATGAGGAGAATATGTATCTTAAGCTGGTTCAAGAGATCATTTCTGAAGGTACAATAAAGGGTGATAGGACGGGGACTGGCACCTTGTCAAAATTTGGTAGCCAG ATGAGATTCAATTTACGCAGAAGCTTTCCTCTTCTGACAACTAAG AAAGTATTTTGGCGAGGAGTTGTTGAAGAGCTTCTTTGGTTTATCAGTGGCTCAACAAATGCCAAG GTGCTACAGGAAAAAAACATTCATATATGGGATGGCAATGCATCCAGAGAATACCTTGATGG TGTTGGTTTGACAGAGAGGGAGGAGGGCGACTTGGGACCTGTTTATGGGTTTCAATGGAGGCACTTTGGTGCCAG GTACACGGACATGCATGCTGACTACTCCGGCCAAGGGTTTGATCAGCTTTTAGACGTTATTAGCAAGATAAAGCATAATCCTGATGATCGACGAATCATTCTTTCTGCGTGGAATCCAGCTGATCTTAAATTAATGGCACTTCCACCTTGTCACATGTTTGCACAG TTTTATGTATCACACGGGGAGTTATCATGTCAAATGTATCAGCGATCTGCGGACATGGGCCTGGGCATTCCATTTAATATTGCATCTTATGCCCTTCTGACATGCATGATTGCTCATGTTTGTG ATCTAATTCCAGGTGATTTTATCCATGTTATTGGGGATACACATGTTTATAGTAATCATGTGAGGCCTTTGCAGGAGCAGCTCCATAAACTTCCAAAACCTTTTCCA ACTTTGAAGATAAATCCAAAGAAGAAAGACATAGATTCTTTTGTGGCTGCTGATTTCAAGCTCATAGGCTATGATCCTCACCAGAAGATTGATATGAAGATGGCTGTCTAA
- the LOC114164464 gene encoding 7-methylxanthosine synthase 1-like isoform X2 — METVQFIFANGGAGEASYANNSSFQSKMISKVKPILEESMKSLYCNSVPSCFKVADLGCSSGPNALQVAYDVIDAVHNISRSSSITFQIYLNDQFQNDFNNIFHSLPCFYQRLREEKGEGFGACFVNATPGSFYGRLFPTNSMHFFHSSTSLHWLSQAPKGLINKENIYFTNTSQCTVYQAYLHQFSEDFNLFLKSRAEELVHGGGMVLTFVGRDETSDIITPWGLIGLVLNDMVLESLIEEEKLESVNMPRYGPTANEVKELIDAEGCFTLQKLETLKSSWDEGLKENGNGDLALDANARANFIAKYVRATTEPFLTSRFGEGVIDELFLRFGEKVAKLLEKQKLEYTYLVMFMTKK, encoded by the exons ATGGAAACAGTTCAATTTATTTTCGCTAATGGTGGAGCTGGCGAAGCTAGCTACGCAAACAATTCCTCCTTTCAA AGTAAGATGATATCAAAAGTGAAACCCATACTCGAAGAAAGTATGAAGTCCCTGTACTGCAACTCTGTCCCGAGCTGTTTCAAAGTGGCTGATCTGGGTTGCTCTTCGGGACCAAACGCACTTCAGGTTGCGTACGATGTTATTGATGCTGTTCATAACATAAGTCGCAGCAGCTCCATCACATTCCAGATTTACCTCAACGATCAATTTCAAAACGATTTCAACAACATCTTTCACTCCCTACCTTGCTTCTACCAGAGGCTACGAGAAGAAAAGGGAGAGGGATTTGGTGCATGTTTCGTCAATGCAACGCCCGGAAGCTTTTATGGGAGACTCTTCCCGACCAATTCCATGCACTTTTTTCACTCTTCCACCAGTCTCCATTGGCTCTCTCAG GCTCCGAAGGGATTGATTAACAAGGAAAACATTTACTTCACAAACACGAGCCAATGCACAGTGTACCAAGCTTACCTTCATCAGTTCAGTGAAGATTTCAATCTGTTTCTAAAATCACGTGCGGAGGAACTCGTGCATGGTGGTGGCATGGTTCTAACATTTGTTGGCAGAGATGAAACTTCTGACATAATCACTCCTTGGGGGTTAATTGGTTTGGTTCTCAATGACATGGTTTTGGAG AGTTTGATCGAAGAGGAAAAGTTGGAGTCCGTTAATATGCCAAGATATGGTCCTACTGCTAATGAAGTTAAGGAATTGATTGATGCGGAAGGGTGTTTTACCCTTCAAAAGTTGGAGACGTTGAAGTCGAGTTGGGATGAGGGGTTGAAAGAAAATGGTAATGGTGATTTGGCTTTAGATGCAAATGCGAGAGCCAATTTCATAGCGAAATACGTGAGAGCTACTACTGAACCTTTTCTGACTTCACGGTTTGGAGAAGGTGTAATTGATGAATTGTTCCTTAGATTCGGAGAGAAGGTTGCGAAACTGTTggagaaacaaaaattagagtATACTTATCTGGTCATGTTCATGACAAAAAAATAA
- the LOC114196188 gene encoding uncharacterized protein LOC114196188, translating into MKPSTKHFQKLQSNKTAKPRKHNRYLRKIANVLRYAEMCVVLVLVSRLSINLPSTLRNSTEYFRNFMGSPRFVFFLGNVIIITLFAQSGHFSNHSSDKPSPEPDLYLEFLQNSTIKPTLVVHSNTRKAKGQKIDPTKTETGLETVKKDYRRCRSEMVERVVENEKPARVLRRCETEKVVGDVDSYPEDGMSNDEFRCKIEAFIARQQRLRTQE; encoded by the coding sequence ATGAAGCCCTCCACCAAGCATTTCCAGAAGCTCCAATCAAACAAAACCGCGAAACCTCGGAAACATAACCGTTACCTCCGAAAGATCGCGAACGTGTTGCGTTACGCCGAGATGTGCGTTGTTCTGGTCTTGGTTTCGAGGCTCTCCATCAACCTACCATCCACTCTCAGAAACTCAACCGAGTATTTCCGCAACTTCATGGGTAGTCCTCGTTTTGTGTTTTTCCTCGGAAACGTCATAATCATAACGTTGTTCGCGCAATCGGGTCACTTTTCTAATCACTCTTCGGATAAACCATCGCCAGAACCCGATCTGTATCTCGAGTTTCTCCAGAACAGCACCATCAAACCAACACTTGTTGTTCACAGCAACACTCGTAAAGCAAAAGGTCAGAAAATTGATCCCACCAAAACAGAGACTGGTTTGGAGACGGTGAAGAAGGATTACAGAAGGTGTCGATCGGAGATGGTAGAGCGCGTGGTGGAGAATGAGAAACCGGCGCGCGTGTTGCGGAGGTGTGAGACTGAGAAAGTGGTCGGCGACGTTGATTCGTACCCTGAAGATGGGATGAGCAACGACGAGTTTCGTTGCAAGATTGAGGCTTTCATTGCTCGGCAACAGAGGCTACGAACGCAAGAATAA
- the LOC114164464 gene encoding 7-methylxanthosine synthase 1-like isoform X1, with amino-acid sequence MIQRHDCEVERSKVGLCKCGHFFLRMSRRKNFWTESLLFFKRRSRNQVHHCHTKSLLIHASSSPCQWKQFNLFSLMVELAKLATQTIPPFNLVQSKMISKVKPILEESMKSLYCNSVPSCFKVADLGCSSGPNALQVAYDVIDAVHNISRSSSITFQIYLNDQFQNDFNNIFHSLPCFYQRLREEKGEGFGACFVNATPGSFYGRLFPTNSMHFFHSSTSLHWLSQAPKGLINKENIYFTNTSQCTVYQAYLHQFSEDFNLFLKSRAEELVHGGGMVLTFVGRDETSDIITPWGLIGLVLNDMVLESLIEEEKLESVNMPRYGPTANEVKELIDAEGCFTLQKLETLKSSWDEGLKENGNGDLALDANARANFIAKYVRATTEPFLTSRFGEGVIDELFLRFGEKVAKLLEKQKLEYTYLVMFMTKK; translated from the exons ATGATTCAAAGACATGACTGTGAAGTTGAGAGAAGTAAGGTAGGTCTATGCAAATGTGGACATTTTTTCTTACGTATGAGCAGACGTAAGAATTTTTGGACTGAAAGCCTCCTCTTCTTTAAAAGACGATCCAGAAACCAAGTTCATCACTGTCACACCAAATCATTACTCATCCACGCTTCATCTTCACCCTGCCAATGGAAACAGTTCAATTTATTTTCGCTAATGGTGGAGCTGGCGAAGCTAGCTACGCAAACAATTCCTCCTTTCAA tttGGTGCAGAGTAAGATGATATCAAAAGTGAAACCCATACTCGAAGAAAGTATGAAGTCCCTGTACTGCAACTCTGTCCCGAGCTGTTTCAAAGTGGCTGATCTGGGTTGCTCTTCGGGACCAAACGCACTTCAGGTTGCGTACGATGTTATTGATGCTGTTCATAACATAAGTCGCAGCAGCTCCATCACATTCCAGATTTACCTCAACGATCAATTTCAAAACGATTTCAACAACATCTTTCACTCCCTACCTTGCTTCTACCAGAGGCTACGAGAAGAAAAGGGAGAGGGATTTGGTGCATGTTTCGTCAATGCAACGCCCGGAAGCTTTTATGGGAGACTCTTCCCGACCAATTCCATGCACTTTTTTCACTCTTCCACCAGTCTCCATTGGCTCTCTCAG GCTCCGAAGGGATTGATTAACAAGGAAAACATTTACTTCACAAACACGAGCCAATGCACAGTGTACCAAGCTTACCTTCATCAGTTCAGTGAAGATTTCAATCTGTTTCTAAAATCACGTGCGGAGGAACTCGTGCATGGTGGTGGCATGGTTCTAACATTTGTTGGCAGAGATGAAACTTCTGACATAATCACTCCTTGGGGGTTAATTGGTTTGGTTCTCAATGACATGGTTTTGGAG AGTTTGATCGAAGAGGAAAAGTTGGAGTCCGTTAATATGCCAAGATATGGTCCTACTGCTAATGAAGTTAAGGAATTGATTGATGCGGAAGGGTGTTTTACCCTTCAAAAGTTGGAGACGTTGAAGTCGAGTTGGGATGAGGGGTTGAAAGAAAATGGTAATGGTGATTTGGCTTTAGATGCAAATGCGAGAGCCAATTTCATAGCGAAATACGTGAGAGCTACTACTGAACCTTTTCTGACTTCACGGTTTGGAGAAGGTGTAATTGATGAATTGTTCCTTAGATTCGGAGAGAAGGTTGCGAAACTGTTggagaaacaaaaattagagtATACTTATCTGGTCATGTTCATGACAAAAAAATAA
- the LOC114163394 gene encoding bifunctional dihydrofolate reductase-thymidylate synthase isoform X2, with the protein MDLYTMCSGISILQSNGSSSLRIASVTYISHYASKVSRFAFTSIPLHFQKSWLCSSCFRKPSLRFCRRLSSVMASDFSVISNGDSNGNVNPQPNKQRTYQVVVAATQDWGIGKDGKLPWRLPTDLKFFKEITEKTSDPGKKNAIVMGRKTWESIPLQYRPLSGRLNIVLTRSGSFDIATSENVVICGSMYSALEILASSPYSLSIEKVFVIGGGQIFREALNAPGCEAIHLTEIQSNIECDTFMPSVDFTIFRPWYSSFPKVENNIRYSFITYVRVRSSPLESLNQNIDPVIDNNYDSIKFEVKDFSFLPKMIFERHEENMYLKLVQEIISEGTIKGDRTGTGTLSKFGSQMRFNLRRSFPLLTTKKVFWRGVVEELLWFISGSTNAKVLQEKNIHIWDGNASREYLDGVGLTEREEGDLGPVYGFQWRHFGARYTDMHADYSGQGFDQLLDVISKIKHNPDDRRIILSAWNPADLKLMALPPCHMFAQFYVSHGELSCQMYQRSADMGLGIPFNIASYALLTCMIAHVCDLIPGDFIHVIGDTHVYSNHVRPLQEQLHKLPKPFPTLKINPKKKDIDSFVAADFKLIGYDPHQKIDMKMAV; encoded by the exons GTCATTACGCATCCAAAGTTTCGCGCTTCGCCTTCACATCG ATTCCGCTGCACTTCCAAAAGAGTTGGTTGTGCAGTTCTTGTTTTCGGAAACCATCTTTAAGGTTCTGTCGGCGTTTGAGTTCTGTAATGGCCAGTGATTTTTCTGTCATCTCCAATGGAGACAGCAATGGCAATGTCAATCCACAACCTAATAAGCAAAGGACTTACCAAGTGGTAGTGGCTGCCACTCAAGATTGGGGCATTGGCAAGGATGGGAAGTTACCCTGGAGATTGCCTACTGATCTCAAATTTTTTAAGGAGATCACTGAGAAAACATCTGATCCTGGAAAGAAGAATGCCATTGTAATGGGAAGGAAAACATGGGAGAGTATCCCTCTTCAGTACAGGCCTCTTTCTGGTCGCCTTAACATTGTTCTCACTCGCTCAGGCAGCTTTGATATTGCAACGTCAGAGAATGTTGTTATATGTGGAAGTATGTATTCTGCATTGGAAATATTAGCTTCTTCTCCTTACTCTCTGTCAATTGAGAAAGTATTTGTTATTGGAGGTGGTCAAATATTTAG AGAGGCTCTCAATGCACCCGGATGTGAAGCTATCCACTTAACAGAAATTCAGTCAAACATCGAATGTGACACTTTTATGCCTTCAGTTGATTTCACTATATTTCGGCCGTGGTACTCATCCTTTCCTAAGGTGGAAAACAACATACGCTATTCTTTCATCACTTATGTTCGTGTAAGGAGTTCTCCTTTGGAGTCCCTGAACCAGAATATCGATCCAgttattgataataattatgattCCATAAAATTTGAGGTCaaggatttttcttttcttcctaaaatgatttttgagaGACATGAGGAGAATATGTATCTTAAGCTGGTTCAAGAGATCATTTCTGAAGGTACAATAAAGGGTGATAGGACGGGGACTGGCACCTTGTCAAAATTTGGTAGCCAG ATGAGATTCAATTTACGCAGAAGCTTTCCTCTTCTGACAACTAAG AAAGTATTTTGGCGAGGAGTTGTTGAAGAGCTTCTTTGGTTTATCAGTGGCTCAACAAATGCCAAG GTGCTACAGGAAAAAAACATTCATATATGGGATGGCAATGCATCCAGAGAATACCTTGATGG TGTTGGTTTGACAGAGAGGGAGGAGGGCGACTTGGGACCTGTTTATGGGTTTCAATGGAGGCACTTTGGTGCCAG GTACACGGACATGCATGCTGACTACTCCGGCCAAGGGTTTGATCAGCTTTTAGACGTTATTAGCAAGATAAAGCATAATCCTGATGATCGACGAATCATTCTTTCTGCGTGGAATCCAGCTGATCTTAAATTAATGGCACTTCCACCTTGTCACATGTTTGCACAG TTTTATGTATCACACGGGGAGTTATCATGTCAAATGTATCAGCGATCTGCGGACATGGGCCTGGGCATTCCATTTAATATTGCATCTTATGCCCTTCTGACATGCATGATTGCTCATGTTTGTG ATCTAATTCCAGGTGATTTTATCCATGTTATTGGGGATACACATGTTTATAGTAATCATGTGAGGCCTTTGCAGGAGCAGCTCCATAAACTTCCAAAACCTTTTCCA ACTTTGAAGATAAATCCAAAGAAGAAAGACATAGATTCTTTTGTGGCTGCTGATTTCAAGCTCATAGGCTATGATCCTCACCAGAAGATTGATATGAAGATGGCTGTCTAA